One segment of Cottoperca gobio chromosome 24, fCotGob3.1, whole genome shotgun sequence DNA contains the following:
- the LOC115003915 gene encoding uncharacterized protein LOC115003915, producing the protein MSYLSFLCARLLDLQDETRAAQVTQAYWRRKCSLKKDVQLYKLLFHHHCAPCQLKVMLAEHNMFLQEANNEVERQLCDTRALVESASVGETTPPLRHWTRDDIQVTRIERLFPLSNTLEAEPPFIGAALVFVLLGNLYKRNDRLSISMLQGPKCPGIRKVHVTLEVLPRAGHQGCIPSLHFLTRTREFISRAGKDVKTCLETDFMFFESRVFANVKFRDINKSKRITWRSTLKIKPCPWTPELFGRGHLH; encoded by the exons ATGTCTTACCTGTCCTTCCTGTGTGCTCGTCTTCTGGACCTGCAGGACGAAACCAGAGCAGCTCAGGTCACACAGGCTTACTGGAGGAGGAAATGCAGTTTAAAGAAAGATGTGCAGCTCTACAAG CTGCTTTTCCACCACCATTGCGCTCCATGTCAGTTGAAGGTCAT GCTGGCTGAGCACAACATGTTCCTGCAGGAGGCAAACAACGAAGTGGAAAGACAGTTGTGTGACACCAGGGCACTGGTGGAGAG CGCAAGTGTCGGAGAGACCACTCCTCCACTGCGACACTGGACCCGAGATGACATCCAGGTGACCAGGATCGAAAGGCTGTTCCCTCTCTCAAACACCCTTGAAGCTGAGCCACCATTCATAGGAGCTGCATTGGTGTTTGTCTTGCTGGGGAACCTCTACAAGAGGAATGACAGACTCTCAATCTCAATGCTGCAAGGTCCAAAGTGTCCTGGCATCCGCAAGGTTCATGTCACCCTTGAAGTTTTGCCAAGAGCTGGCCACCAGGGATGCATTCCCTCCCTGCACTTTCTGACGCGCACCAGAGAGTTTATCTCCAGAGCCGGCAAGGATGTGAAAACCTGTTTGGAGACTGATTTTATGTTCTTTGAATCCAGAGTCTTTGCTAATGTGAAGTTCAGGGACATCAACAAAAGCAAGCGCATCACATGGAGGTCCACCCTGAAGATCAAACCCTGTCCCTGGACACCAGAGTTGTTTGGTAGGGGACATTTGCATTGA